Within Streptomyces sp. NBC_00704, the genomic segment GGGCAGACGCCCGTGAGGGGCAGACGGCCGTCACCCGGCGCTCGTGCGTCAGCCGCCCGTCGCCCAGCCCGGGATGGTGGGGAGGACCTGTTGCGCGATGCGCAGCAGTGCCGTGTCGTCCGGGCGCATGCGGTCCTGGCGCCAGATGGTCAGCTCGTAGGAGCCGCCGCGGTCCTTGGCGTCGGGGGCGATGACGAGGGCCCGGGCGATGCCGCCGGGGCCGGACTCGGACTTGCCGCCGCCGAGGTTGAAGCGGATGGCGATGGTCTGGGTCGAGTAGAGCACCGCGGGGTGGCCCGCGATCGTCTTCGGCTGCGCCTCGCTCAGCAGGTCCGCCATCCCGCCGATCGGCAGGCGGTCGTAGGACCGGGTCAACTGGACGGTGTAGGTGTCGAGTTGGACGGTCGCCTCGGGCGTCGGTATCTGCTTGCCGCCCGTGCCGACCGAGCCGTCGCTGCCGTAGGCCGTCTTCGCGTGCTCGCCCGGCGTGCCGAGGAGCGTCGGCAGGTTCGCCCGGTTCAGGGCGTCGCACAGCTGCGTCCCGGAGACGCGGTGCGCCGCCTTGGCGACCGCGTCGGCCTTCTTGTCCGCGTCGGAGGCCGAGCAGACCGCCGGTTCGTCCGCCGCCTTGGCGTCGTTCTTCTGGAGCACGAACAGCGCGCCCCCCAGCGCGCCGACCACCACCAGCGCCGCTATCGCCTGAGCCCACGGGTTCGGGCCCTTTTCGGGCGCGGCAACTTCTTCGCTCATGTCCCCCACTGTCCCCATTGCCCCGGTGCTCCCGGCATCCCGGGACCCCTGCTCGCGCCGGATGCGCGCGGAGGGAGCGTAACGGGTGCCCAGGCCGCGGGGAAGCGGGATTCCGCACCCCCGCCGGGCGGCGCCGGGAGCGGAGCCCGAGGGCCGGGCGGGAGCGGCCCGCCCCCGAGCGGGGACCGCCCCTTTCGGCGGGGTCCGGGCCCGCTCCGGCCTCCGGCTGCCGGGGACGCTCCCCCGGACGCCGGAGGCCGGCTCGGCTCGGCTCGCGTCAGCGGGTCAGTTCACGTTGACGGCACTCCAGGCCGCCGCCACCGTGTTGTACTCCGTGCTGCCCGCGCCGTAGAGGTCCTTGGCCGCGTTCAGGGTGGCCGCCCTGGCCCCGGCGTAGTTCGTCGAGGACGTCATGTAGACGGTCAGGGCCCGGTACCAGATCGCGCCGAGCTTGTCGCGGCCGATGCCGGTGACCGTGGAGCCGTTCGCCGTCGGGGAGTTGTAGGAGACGCCGTTGACGGTCTTGGCCCCGCTGCCCTCGGCGAGGAGGTAGGCGAAGTGGTTGGCGACGCCGGAGGAGTAGTGGACGTCGAGGTTGCCGACCGAACTGCTCCAGTTGTCCGCCGACTTGCCGTCCCTGCTCGGCTTGTCCATGTAGCGCAGGGCGTCCTTGCCGAAGCCGGAGCGGACGATCTCCTCGCCGATGAGGTAGTCACCGACGTCCTGGCTGTTGGCCGCGTGGAACTCGACCAGCGAGCCGAAGATGTCGGACGTCGCCTCGTTGAGGCCGCCCGACTCGCCCGAGTAGGTCAGCTTGGCGGTCTTCGAGGTCACGCCGTGGGACATCTCGTGTCCGGCCACGTCCAGGGCGACCAACGGGCCCATCTGGGTGCCGTCGCCGTCACCGTAGGTCATGCAGAAGCAACTGTCGTCCCAGAAGGCGTTGTTGTAGCTGTTGCCGTAGTGGACGCGGTTGTAGGAGCCCTTGCCGTCGTTGCCGATGCCGTTGCGGCCGTGCACGTTCTTGTAGTAGTCCCAGGTCGCGTCGGTGCCGTACTGGGCGTCGACGGCTGCGGTGGAGCGGTCGGCGGCCGCACCGGTGCCCCAGTGGTTGTCGGCGTCGGTGAACAGGGTCGCGGGGGCGCGGCTGAAGCAGATGCCGAAGATGCACAGGTCGGTCTTGTTGGCCGCGTCGCCGGTGTAGGTGTTGCCGCGTGTGGGGTCCTTGAGCTGGTACGTCGATCCCGAGGCGGTCGTCTCCAGCGGTACCGTGCCGCTGTACAGGGACTTGCCGTCGCCGGTGGCCGTCTCGATCGTGTCCCAGGCGTCGATCTGGGCGCCGGTGCGGGCGTCGGTGAGCACCGCGCGGGCGACCGGGTTGCCCAGCGAGTCCAGGCCGACGGCGTTCGTGCGCCAGGCCAGTCTCGGGGCGCCGTGCAGGGCGTCGACGACCAGTTCCGGCTTGGCCTTCACCTGCTTCAGCGATGTGCCCAGGTTGGCCGCGCGCAGGGCGTTGACGGCGACGTCGGCGGCCTTGGGCGCGGACACCTTCGGGGTGATGCTCGCCAGCGAGATCGCCGCCCTCGTCGCCCGGTCGGCGCTGCGGAACGCGCCGTCGCGGCCGAGGTGGACGACGAAGTCGCCGCCGAGGACCGGCAGTTGACGGTAGGTGCGGTCGTAGCGCACGTGCTGGGCGCCGTCCTTGTCGACGATCACGTCCCGCACGGACGTGCCCTGCACGGCGCTGAGGTCCAGCGTCGCCGCGTGGTCGGCGAGGGCCGTCGCCGCGTTGTCGAGCGCGGTCGCCCTGGTCGGTCTGTCGGTCGCGTCGGCGGCCGGGGAGAGTACGGCGGCCAGGAGCGTGGCCGTGGTGGCGGCGATGCCGGCGGTGGCGAGACGGGAACCTCGGACGTGCAGCCGTATCCGACTCATCAGTGTCTCGGTCTCCTCGGGAAGGCGCCGTGGGGGGCGCGTGTGGGGCCGGCCCGTGACCGGGCCGGTGGAGGTGGCGCTGATGTCGTCCTGGCATTTAAGAGGGCATGACATGTCATGTCCATAGCGCATGCGCAACGGACCGGTGAGGAGCCCGTGAGGGGAGAGAATCGTTTCCGTGATCGCCCCCGAACTCCCCTTCTTCGTCTACGGCACGCTCCGCCCCGGCGAGGCCAACCACGACCTCCTCCTGCGCGGCCGCACCCTCCGCGAGGAACCGGCCCGGCTCACGGGCGCGCTGCTGTACGACGGACCCGGCTACCCCTACGCGGTCGAGGCGCCGGGCGCGGCGGGCGCGGCGGTCTCCGGCGAACTCGTGACGGCCCGCCCCGAGGAGTACGCCCGGCTGCTCGCCGACCTGGACCGGCTGGAGGAGTACAGGCCGGGCGACCCGCGCAACCTCTACGAACGCGTCGCGCGCGAGGTGGTCCGCGTGGACGGCTCCGCGCCCGCGCGCGCCTGGGTGTACGTCGCCGCACCCGCCGTCGCCGCCGCCCTGCGGGCCCGCGGCAAGCCCATCGAGGGCGGGGACTGGCTGACCCGGCGGTGAGCGCGGGCGGGGACCGGCCGACCCGACGGTGAGCGCGGGCGGGCGGCCGGCAGTCGCCTCACCCGTTCACCCGCCCCGCGGAAACTTTTCCGCGCTCGGCCGTCGCCATGCCTCTGACCTGCCGAAACAGCGGCGCGGGAGGTCCGGGCTCCGATGGATCTGACACCCATTCATCCCATTCCTGACACACCCTCAGCAAGCGCGCTCGCCGCGCGGCGACTTACCTCGGAAGGGCAGGGATTCCCGAACAGCTCGGAGGAGCACCGATGCGACGCCGTACCGTCCGGCACACCCCCCGCCGTACCGCCCGTCGTCCGCTCCCCCGCACCGCCCGCCGCTCCGCCCGCCCGGCCGGCGTCCGCACCGCCCGCGTACTGGCCGGCGCCGCGCTCGCCGTCGTCGCGGCGGCCGGCTTCGCCGCGCCCGCACAGGCCTCCGGCGTCCGCGCCGCCTCCCCCGGCGGGCAGCTGGAGGTCTACCCCGCCACCGCCGTGCCCGGCGGACAGGTCTCGGTGAACACCGCGGCCTGCGGGGACGGCGGTTCGGCGGCGGGCGACGCCGGGGCGGTGGGCGCCGGCCGCTTCACGCTCGCGCCCGCCACCCACGAGGGCGAGGCCGTCGGACGGTTCCTGGTGCCGCCGAGCGCGCAGCCGGGCACCTACGAGCTCGTCGCGCAGTGCGCCGGGGACGGACGGCGGATCACCGGGGACCTGGTGGTCGTGCTGGCCTCGGACCGGCAGCCGGTCGCCCCGCGCGGAAGTGTCAAGACGGGGGTCGGCGGCGCTCTGGGCCCCGACCCCGTTCAGACCGCGGCCGGAGTGGCGGCTCTCGCCGTCGCCGCCGCGGGCGGTACCTGGCTCCTGCATCGCCGGGCGAGAGGCGACGGGATCTGACGGACACCCTCCGCCGTCCGTCAGCCGGTACCGCATGTCCCCTCCCCCTCCGGGCCCGACGCCCCTCGCGGCCCGGAGGGGGCACGGGCCCCGTCCGACCCGGCCACCGGACTTCGAGAGCGGAGGCCGCGCAGCCCCGGGCCGGGAGCCATGCGGACGTGGAGATCCACGCAGACCTCGAGACCACGGAGACGGGAGCGGCATGCGCACGGTCGGCAACACCGCCATAACGGCCGTCACCGCGGTCTCCCTGTGCTGCGGCGCATGGCTGCTGCACAGCGGCGCCGAGACGCACGCCCCGCCGCAGCCCTCCGCGGCCCAGGCCCGCTCCGACGGCCCGCGGTCGTCCGGCCGGTCCGCGCCGGCGCTGCCGCCCTCCGCGCCCGACCGCGTCCGCGTCCCCGCCATCCACGTGGACGCCCCCCTGACGGGCCTCGCCCTCACCGCCTCCGGCAGCCTCGACGTCCCGCCCGCCGAGAAGGAGAACCTCGCCGGCTGGTACGAGGCCGGCACCACCCCCGGCGAGACGGGCACCGCGATCATCGCCGGCCACGTCGACAACGCCGACGGCCCCGCCGTCTTCTACGACCTGGGCGCCCTGCGCAAGGGCAGCACCGTGGAGGTGGACCGGCGCGACGGAACGACCGCGGTGTTCACCGTGGACGCCGTCGAGGTCTACCGGACCCGCGACTTCCCCGACGCCAAGGTGTACGGGGCCGCGGACCGGCCCGAGTTGCGGGTGATCACCTGCGGCGGGGGCTACGCGAAGGCGACCGGCTACCAGGGCAACGTGGTCGTGTTCGCCCACCTCACCGGCAGCCGCTGAGGACCGCGCCGAGCCGCCGGAACCCTCACACCTGCGCCGGGGCCCTGCTGAGGGCAGCGTTCCTCACGGGAAACAACGGTGATGCGGCCGGGTAACCTCCGCACCGCACGCTCCTGGACATGACCTCGAATTCGCGTGTGGTGGTGCTCGGCGCCGGCCTCGCGGGCGTACGCCTCGCCCGCCGGCTCGGCGAACTGGGCGTGCCCGCGCTGCTCGTCGGCGACGAGGAGCACCGGCCCTACAACCGGGTCCTGCTCGCCGAGGTGCTGGCCGGCCGCTACTCCCCCGACGTCATCGCGCTGCCCGCGCCCGCCGGAGCGGTCCGCGCCAAGGTCACCGGCATCGACCGCGACCGGCGGGTCCTCGCCTGCGCGGACGGCTCGGAGATCGCCTACGGCACGCTCGTCCTCGCGACCGGCTCCAACCCGGTCCTGCCGCCCCTGCGCGGCCTGTTCACCCCCGACCACGTCCTGCCGGAGGGCGTCCACGCCTTCCGCACCATGGACGACTGCCTCGGACTGTCGAAGGCGGTGCGGCCGGGCGTACGGGCCGTCGTCATCGGCGGCGGGCTCCTCGGCGTCTCCGCGGCCCGCGCGCTCGCGGTCCGCGGCGCCCAGGTCGTCCTCGCCCAGCAGGCCGAACGCCTCATGGAACGCCAGCTCGACCCCGGCGCCTCCCGGCTGGTGCGGCGGCATCTCACGGACCTCGGCGTCGAGGTGCACACCGAGTGCCGGGTGCGCGACGTGCGCTGCCTCGGCGGCGCCGTCCGGTCGGTCGAGATGGCCGACGGCTACGCCCTCGACGCCGACCTGGTGGTGCTGACCTGCGGGGTCTCCCCGCGCGCCGGACTCGCCAGGGACGCCGGGATCGCCGTCCACAAGGGCGTCCTCGTCGACGACGAACTGCGCACGTCCGACCCGCACGTCCGGGCGGTCGGCGACTGCGCGCAGCACGACGGGACCGTGTACGGTCTCGCCGCCCCCGCGCTGGAACAGGCCGACGTGCTCGCCGCGTCCCTGGCCGGCGACCCGGACGCCCGCTACACCGGCACCCGCGCCCTCACCCGGCTCACCCTGACCGGGGACGGCGCCCCGGGCCCCGCCGGGAACAGCGCCTTCGACCTCGCCGCGTTCGGCGAGACCGAGCCCCGCCCCGGCGACGACGTCGTGCAGCTCGCCGACGCCACCCGCGGCACCTACCGCAAGGTCGTCGTCCGCGACGACCGCCTGGTCGGCGGGGTCCTCGTCGGCGAACTCGGCACCGTCGGCGCGCTGGCGCGCGCCTGGGAGGGAGCAGAGCCGCTCCCCTCCGACGGCGGCCCCCTGCTCCACCTGCTCACCAACGACGGAGGCACCTGATGACCGCCACTGAGGGGGCCACCCCCACGATCGTGCTCGTCGGCCACGGCATGGTCGGCCAGCGCTTCCTCGAAGCGATCGCCGAGCGCGGCCTGACCGCCACCCACCGCGTGGTCGTGCTGTGCGAGGAACCACGGCCGGCATACGACCGCGTGGCGCTGACCTCGTACTTCTCGGGCAGGACGGCCGAAGATCTGTCGATGACCGACATGGCGTTCATCGAGACGCACGGCATCGAGCTGTACGTCGGCGACCCGGCCGAGACCGTCGACCGCGAGGCGCGCAAGGTCGTCGCCCGCTCCGGGCGGGTCTTCGCGTACGACACGCTCGTCCTCGCCACCGGCTCGTTCCCCTTCGTCCCGCCCGTCCCGAACAAGGACGCCGAGGGCTGCTTCGTCTACCGCACCATCGACGACCTGCTGGCCATCGAGAAGTACGCCGAGACCGCGACGACCGGCGCCGTGGTAGGCGGCGGACTGCTCGGCCTGGAGGCCGCGGGCGCCCTCAAGGGCCTCGGACTCACCTCCCACATCGTGGAGTTCGCGCCCCGCCTCATGCCCGTCCAGGTCGACGCGGGCGGCGGCGCGGCCCTGCTGCGCACCATCGAGGACATGGGCCTCACCGTCCACACGGGCGTGGGCACCCAGGAGATCGTGGTCGACGACTCCGGCGCGGTCACCGGCATGCGGCTCTCCGACGGCTCCGAACTCGCCACCGACCTCGTCGTGTTCAGCGCCGGCGTCCGCCCCCGCGACCAGCTCGCCCGCGACTGCGGCCTGACCGTGGGCGAACGCGGCGGCATCACCGTCGACGAGCAGTGCCGCACCGTCACCGACCCGCACGTCTTCGCCATCGGCGAGTGCGCCCTGGCCGCCGACGGCCGCGTCTACGGCCTCGTCGCCCCCGGCTACGAGCAGGCCGAGACGGCCGCCGCGGCCATCGCCGACGACGAGTCGGAGCAGCTGTCCTTCACCGGCGCCGACCTCTCCACCAAGCTCAAGCTGCTCGGCGTGGACGTCGCCTCCTTCGGCGACGCGCACGGCACCGCCGAGGAGTGCCTGGACGTCGTCTACTCCGACTCCCGCGCCGGCCTGTACAAGAAGCTGGTCATCGGCCGCGACGGCACCCTGCTCGGCGGCATCCTGGTCGGCGACGCCGACGCCTACGGCACACTGCGCGCCTTCACCGGATCCGTGCCGCCCGTCGCCCCCGAATCGCTCGTCCTGCCGGCCGGCGCGGGAGACTCCGTGCAGCTCGGCCCGTCCGCGCTGCCCGACGAGGCGATCGTCTGCTCCTGCCACAACGTGTCCAAGGGCACGATCCGCGGCGCCGTCACCGAGCACTCCTGCACGACCGTGCCCGAGGTGAAGAAGTGCACCAAGGCCGGTACCGGCTGCGGCAGTTGCGTCAAGGTCCTCGGCCAGCTGGTGACCGCCGAGCTGGAGGCGAGCGGCGTCCAGGTCGACAAGGGCCTGTGCGGCTGCTTCTCGCAGACCCGCGAGGAGCTGTACGAGATCGTCCTCGCCCTGCGCATCAACACCTACCAGGACCTGCTGGACCGCTACGGCCGCGACGGCGCCCGCGGCGGCGACGGCTGCGACGTCTGCAAGCCCGCGATCGGCTCGATCATCGCGTCCCTCGCCCCGAGCATCGGCGCGAGCGGCTACGTCCTGGACGGCGAGCAGGCCGCGTTGCAGGAGACCAACGACCACTTCCTCGCCAACCTCCAGAGGAACGGCTCCTACTCGGTCGTCCCGCGCATCCCCGGCGGCGAGATCACCCCCGAGGGACTGATCGTGATCGGCGAGATCGCCCGCGACTTCGGTCTCTACACGAAGATCACCGGCGGCCAGCGCATCGACATGTTCGGCGCACGCGTCGAGCAACTCCCCTTGATCTGGACCCGCTTGGTGGACGCCGGCTTCGAGTCCGGCCACGCCTACGGCAAGTCGCTGCGCACGGTGAAGTCCTGCGTCGGCCAGACCTGGTGCCGCTACGGCGTCCAGGACTCCGTCCGCATGGCCATCGACCTGGAGCTGCGCTACCGCGGCCTGCGCTCCCCGCACAAGCTCAAGTCCGCCGTCTCCGGCTGCGCCCGCGAGTGCGCCGAGGCCCAGTCGAAGGACTTCGGCGTCATCGCCACCTCCAACGGCTGGAACCTCTACGTCGGCGGCAACGGCGGCGCCACCCCGCGCCACGCCGACCTCCTCGCCCAGGACCTGTCCGACGCCGAACTCGTCCGCCTCATCGACCGGTTCCTCATGTTCTACATCCGCACCGCCGACCGGCTGGAGCGCACCTCGACCTGGCTGGAGCGCATCCCCGGCGGCCTCGACCACGTGCGGGACGTCGTGGTGGAGGACTCCCTCGGCATCTGCGAGGAGCTGGAGTCCCTGATGACCGCGCACGTCGCGCACTACGCCGACGAATGGGCGACCACCATCAACGACCCCGAGAAGCTGGCCCGGTTCGTGTCCTTCGTCAACGCCCCGGACACCCCCGACCCCGTCGTCGGCTTCGTCCCCGAACGCGAGCAGATCAAGCCCGACCTGCCGCTGCTGACCATCGGCCACCGTCCCCTGGAAGGGAGCGCCCAGCGATGACCCTGGCACCCGAGACCACCGACCTGAAGGTCCAGCTCCGGCTGGAGGAGGGCGGACCGGACTGGTTCACGGTCTGCGACCTGAGCCGGCTCGTCCCCGGCCGCGGCGTGGCCGCCCTGCTGCCCGACGGCCGCCAGGTCGCCCTCTTCCGCGACCGCTCCGGCACCCTGTACGCCGTCGACAACCGCGACCCGTTCACCGGCGCGGCGGTCCTCTCCCGAGGCCTGACCGGCGCCCACCAGGGCCGCCCGTTCGTCGCCTCGCCGCTCCTCAAGCAGCGGTTCGACCTGGTGAGCGGGGAGTGCCTGGACGACGACACGGTGCGCGTCGCCGTCTACGAGGTGCGCACCGCGGCCCGCACCCCCGCCCTCAGCGCGTGAGGGCGTCGTAGGACACGCCGGTCAGCCGCTCGGAGGCGGTCCACAGCCGCCGCCCGGCCCGGTCGTCGAGGGTCCAGGGCGCCCGCCACGACGGTGCGGGCGCCCCGCGCCACATCGCTACCGACGGCCCGGTGAACGAGTCCGGGCGGACACCGGGCGCGGTCGCCGCGTAGAGCGTGGGCAGCGCCCCGGCCTCGGCGGGCTGGGCGACGACCCGGTTGACGAGCGTCATCAGCCGCTCGGCGCCCCGACGCCCCTCCGCGAGCGGCCCGGCCGTCTGGAGGTTCGTCGCCGCGTACCCCGGGTGCGCGGCGGCCGCGACGACCCCCGCCCCGGCCGCCTCGAGCCTGCGCGCCAGTTCGTGCGTGAAGAGCAGGTTGGCCGTCTTGGAGCGGCCGTAGGCCACCCAACGCCGGTATCCCCGCTTGGAGTTGAGATCGCCCGGATCGATGTTGCCGAGCAGGTGGGCCATGCTGGAGACGGTCACCACACGCGCCCCCGCCGGGCCCTTCGCGGCTTCGAGCAGCGCCGGCAGCAGCAGTCCGGTGAGGGCGAAGTGCCCGAGGTGGTTCACCCCGAACTGCGTCTCGAACCCGTCGGCGGTGGAACCGTACGGCATGGCCATCACCCCGGCGTTGTTGACGAGGAGGTCGAGCCGCTCGCACGGCAGCGCGCTCGCGAACTCCCGCACCGAGGAGAGATCCCCGAGGTCCAGCCGCCCGAACTCCACCTCCGCGCCGGGCACGTCCTCCCGCAACCGCGCCACGGCCTCCGACCCCCGGGCCTCACTGCGACAGGCAAGCACGACCCGCGCCCCCCTACGGGCCAACTCCCGCGAAGTGACGTACCCGAGCCCGCTGTTGGCCCCGGTGACGACGGCGACACGCCCGCCCAGCCCAGGAATGTCCCGCACACTCCACCCAGCCATGGCCGTACCCCCTCCGCAGTCTGCGGTGCAGCCTACGACCCCCTCCCCCACACCGAAGGGCGGCACCCCGCCCCCCGGGATGCCGCCCCTGCCCCGCCCCGCCGGACCCGCTCAGTCCCGACGGATCAACTCGGGATCGATCCGCCGCCCGACCAACGGCAGAGACCCCAGAGCAGCCACGACGACCACCCCAAAAGCACTCCCCAACAACAGGGGCACACCATCCCCGTCCCAAAAGACCGCTCCGCCTCCGGTTACGAGGTAGCTGGACTCGGCCATCTTCCCTGTCACCACGGCGAGTACAAGGCCCATGGCCAACGGCAACACCACTTGGGCGACTTGCACGGTCCGCAGCGTCCGCGACCTGGCCCCCAGCAAGGAGAGGGCCGTGACCTGCGGACGCCGTTCCACCGCACGGTCGGTCGCAGCAACGAGGTAGGCGGCCAAGCCGATGATCAGCCCGAGGATCATGCCCACGACGAGGAGGGTCTTGATGACGGTGATCTGCTGGAGCGCTGTGGCGTCCAGACTGTCCGTCTCGACCTCGATCGTGGGATCGACTCCCGCGATGCCTTCCAGCACGGCGCGCACGGCATCGGGAGCCGAGCTGCCGACAAGGGCGAGAGTGGCCCTTCCCTCCGGGCGGAACCCGGCCGGGAAGACGGAGGGCGGAAGCAGCACCGTTCCACTGCGGGGAATCTGCGCCGGCGTGTCGTCGCGATACTGGATGGTGGCAGCCGGCACCCGGACATCGACGAACCGGCTCTTTCCTTCCGGATTCCGCAGACGAAATGGGTAGCTCTTCCCCGGTTCGCTGAATTCGTCATAGGTGAAACCCGAGATCATCAGCCGCGCGGGACGTCCATCCACGCAGTTCTTCACCGTCGACGCCATCCGGCGCAACTGCTCGCAGGTCGCGATCACTGCGTTGATGCTCTTCGGCACCTCTTCACGCTCCGGATCGGTCCACGAATCTGCGAGAACGGCATGCCCTTGGACTCCGGGAACCTTCGTGACGGCTTCTTCCGTCTCGCGAGTCATGCCATCGAGGGCCATCGAGTACAGCTGAACGGGCGCGGTGTTCTTCGACACCTGGTCCAACTCGATGAGCACGCCCTGCGTGAGCGAGGCAGCGTAGACCAGCAGAACCAGCCCGGTCGCGACGCGAAGAGCCCCACCGGGTTCGACCTCGTTGCGGCGCATTGCCAGGCCCAAGGACAGCGAACTCGCGGCTCGCGCAACCCTGCGGGCCAGTAGGCGCGAGAGGATCGGCAGGGAAAGCACCAGGCCTGCGCCCACCAGCACGACAGCGAGCGGCATCAGAATCGCCGAGAACGAGGTGTCCGTGGGAACGTGCCCGGTCGCCCCAGCGACGCAGTACCCGAAGACGATGCCCACCCCTGGGAGAAGGGGCAGCAGACCCCAGAGGCGGGGCGGCTTCTCCACCGCGCTGCGCCGCACCGCCAGAGGGTTGGCGGCCGCCTTCCTTGCGCTGGCCCTGCCCACGAACCAAGCGAGCGCCGGACAACCGACCAGGCAGATGAGGAAGGTCCTGAAGGAGAGCGAACCGTCTTCCGGGTACCACTTGAATCCCGGCAACCCTGTCCGTGAAACCAGCTGGTTGACGACCCAGTAGCCACCGAGTCCAAGAACCGCGCCCAGTAAGGCGGCAGCAACTGTCTCAGCAGCGTTGACCCGCTGTACGCCTTTGCGACTCAAACCGAGCAGGCGCAGTGCGGCCAGTCGCCTCATCCGCGAAGCGGCGGACAGCCGAGCGCAAACGGAGAGAAACACGGCCAAGGGAAGCAAGACGACACCTGCGAGCGTGAAGCGGAGGATGTCGAGGGTTGACGGTTCCACTGTGGGGAAGCGGGTTTCCTTTTTTCCAAACTCTGACAGATGGCCACCTCCCTTGAGCACTTCTCGACTGGCACCCACGTACGCATACAGCTCATCGGGATGAGCTAGCCCCTCGGGGCCGATCACACCTGCCTCGTGGCCCGGGAGGAGATGGGCCAGGCCTGAATCCGCACGGAGGAGGTCGTGCAGCCTGGGGGAAACAATCATTTCGCCAGCGCCAGGAAGCGCACGCAGGCCCGGCGGTGCGGAAATCGGCGTGACTCCTGTCGCCACGAAGATTCGAGTGAGAGGTTCCAGCCCATATGGATCCACCCTTGTCAGGGCCAGACCGCTCCCAGACTGTGACGCACAGATACCCAACCCATTTGAACAGTCCGGTTCACGAGCCGCTTTACGAGCGTCTTGCGCGGCCAAAATGCCGGGAATCGCAAGGATCACCGCGAGGCAACACACTCCGATGGCACTGCCCGTTGCCATGAGGAGAAATCGTGCACGATTTCCTCGACCGCTGCCGAGCAGGAGCCTTAGCCCCAGGAGGAGTTCGTTCACGATGCTTCACGCACCTGTTCCGTGAGCTCACCATCGCGCATGACATATCGATTGTCAGCACGGGCTGCAACCTGAGAATCGTGAGTCACGAGCACGACGGCCGTTCCTTGTGAGCGCGCCAAGCCGAGGAACTCATCCAGTACCGCTGAAGCATTGGCACTGTCTAGGGATCCAGTTGGCTCATCGGCAAACACGACGGCAGGTTTGTGCACCAACGCCC encodes:
- a CDS encoding FtsX-like permease family protein, producing MNELLLGLRLLLGSGRGNRARFLLMATGSAIGVCCLAVILAIPGILAAQDARKAAREPDCSNGLGICASQSGSGLALTRVDPYGLEPLTRIFVATGVTPISAPPGLRALPGAGEMIVSPRLHDLLRADSGLAHLLPGHEAGVIGPEGLAHPDELYAYVGASREVLKGGGHLSEFGKKETRFPTVEPSTLDILRFTLAGVVLLPLAVFLSVCARLSAASRMRRLAALRLLGLSRKGVQRVNAAETVAAALLGAVLGLGGYWVVNQLVSRTGLPGFKWYPEDGSLSFRTFLICLVGCPALAWFVGRASARKAAANPLAVRRSAVEKPPRLWGLLPLLPGVGIVFGYCVAGATGHVPTDTSFSAILMPLAVVLVGAGLVLSLPILSRLLARRVARAASSLSLGLAMRRNEVEPGGALRVATGLVLLVYAASLTQGVLIELDQVSKNTAPVQLYSMALDGMTRETEEAVTKVPGVQGHAVLADSWTDPEREEVPKSINAVIATCEQLRRMASTVKNCVDGRPARLMISGFTYDEFSEPGKSYPFRLRNPEGKSRFVDVRVPAATIQYRDDTPAQIPRSGTVLLPPSVFPAGFRPEGRATLALVGSSAPDAVRAVLEGIAGVDPTIEVETDSLDATALQQITVIKTLLVVGMILGLIIGLAAYLVAATDRAVERRPQVTALSLLGARSRTLRTVQVAQVVLPLAMGLVLAVVTGKMAESSYLVTGGGAVFWDGDGVPLLLGSAFGVVVVAALGSLPLVGRRIDPELIRRD
- a CDS encoding oxidoreductase, with the translated sequence MAGWSVRDIPGLGGRVAVVTGANSGLGYVTSRELARRGARVVLACRSEARGSEAVARLREDVPGAEVEFGRLDLGDLSSVREFASALPCERLDLLVNNAGVMAMPYGSTADGFETQFGVNHLGHFALTGLLLPALLEAAKGPAGARVVTVSSMAHLLGNIDPGDLNSKRGYRRWVAYGRSKTANLLFTHELARRLEAAGAGVVAAAAHPGYAATNLQTAGPLAEGRRGAERLMTLVNRVVAQPAEAGALPTLYAATAPGVRPDSFTGPSVAMWRGAPAPSWRAPWTLDDRAGRRLWTASERLTGVSYDALTR